The DNA region GGTCACATACTGCCCGATCAGGCGCAGGGAAAACTCCTTGGTGAACTGGTAATTCCACTTGGACCGGATGATGTGGTTGTTGAAGATGTTCAGGTTGGTGTTCTGGTCCCGCAACCGGACCATCAGGTAAGTGTTTTCCACCGTCAGGCCTTTGGCCGGGCGCACCACCGCGCGCGTGAAAGCTGTATTCTGGTAAGCCAGAATGGGCGGTCCGTTGCGTGGTACAAAGTTCGTCGCCGTGCCCCAATCCATCTCCAGGTCCAGGCTGATCCACTTGAAATATTGCGTCCCTGTTTCAACGCCGCCGACCATGTGCGCGTAGTCGCGGTTCGTGGCCAGGGTGGAAAAGTCCTGCGGCCGCAAACGTTCGTGTTCCCAATTGGCAAAGACATTGAAGAATGAACCGCGCTGGAAATTCCATATGTACCCGGGATTCATCCCGTAGGCCAGGCGCGTGCCGTTGTGGTCCCACAGCGTCTGCTCGTAAACGCGCGGCCCGTGCGAGACAAAGTGCTTTCCGTCCGGATGCCAGGTGTAACTGCCAAAGTTGCTGAACCGCCGCAGGTCCGTGCGGTTTACGAAACCAAGGTCCGCATTGAATCCCTGGGCGATGTCCAGGTACATGGTATTGAATTCGATCTTGCGGGAGCTGCGTTCGGCATACACCTGGTAAGCCGGGCCGGCACGGCGGGTGCCGTCATTGAACTTGGTCTCACTGGTCACGGCCTGGGCTTGCACCTGCCAATTCGGTCCGATTTTCATGCGACCGTCAACTCCACCGACCCGGTTGAAGCCCACCGAGCATTCGGTAAGCGTGCACGAACTGGCGGGCGCCGTATGCAGTTCGCGGTCCGTGTAAATCACGCCGATGCTGTTTCCCTGGCCAATCTCCCGGTTCAGACGAAATACGCCAAGGTTCGCGTTCTGCCCGGCAAGCGGGTCGGTGGCGATCACGTTTTTCCCCGGCGCGCGATCATTCGCCAGGAACGTCCCAATGGCCCACGGGCCGGTTTTGCCGGTAAGCCGCACGCCGTAGAGCGGGTCCACCACGCGGCGGGTGAAGACCAGATTCAGCGGCGTGGAAAAATAGCTGGAGTTTTCCTGGAAGAACGGGCGCTTCTCCGGGAAAAAGACTTCAAAGCGCTGGTTCACCGTGACCTGTGGATCGTCAGATTCAATCTGCCCGAAGTCCGGATTGATGGTCGTGTCCAGCACCAGGCTGTCTTTCAGCACGATCTTGGAATCCAGGCCTTCCTTGGGGGCCACATGCTTGCCGCTGAAGCGCGCTCCGGCTGGATCGCGCTGGTCCAGGTCGCGAAACGCTCCGATGGAACCGTAAGGCATGAATTGCATATTGCGGCCGGGTGAGATCTGCTCGAACGGCTTGTAGTCGCCTTCATGCACCAGCCATCCCTGCGACCGGCTGGAGTTTTCCGGATAGTAGGCGCGCTCGTTGTTGCGCGGCAGCACGCGCGCCAGGATGATCCCAAAGGTATGCGTCGGCGCGGGCTGAAAACGCAGCGACTTGAACGGAATCTCAAATTCCAGAATGTAGCCCTGCCCGGTGATCTTGGTCATGGTGTGCCAGACGGTGTCAAAGGAATTGTCCGGTCCGTCCGTTTCTGAGAAAAGCCCGTCCTGCTGGATGCCGTATGGGTTGGCGTAAAACGCGTAAGCGTGGCGGTGGTCGTGAAAGGTATCCAGGAAGACCCCGCACTGGTCGTCGTCATCAATCAGCTCGCGGCGAAGCATGCGTGCGCGCAGGAGCTGAGGCTGGCTGTCATGGGCCAGAAAAACCGCGTAAAAATTCTTGTCTGTATATCCCAGAAAGGCCTGCGTGCGCTGCGAAACCGGCGAACCATCTTTGGGGTCGCGCTGCAGGAACCCTTCCACCATGAGCATTTTGCGGGCTAGTTCGGTGGCCGGGACCATGCCCTCAAAGTCGCTGACTTTGGGCGCGTCCGTCAGCCGCGGGACGTCCTTGGAGCTTATTTCATTGGCCAGGCTGGGACGCGAGGGAGTGGGCGTTGGCGACGGCTGCTGCGCCATGACGGACGCCGCGAGCATGCTCAATAGCATGGCCCTGGCAAAACAAGCGAAGTCATGGAACTTCAACATGTCGATTTTCTCTGGGCAACCGGATCCAGCCAAGAACGCGAGGGTACCCGCCCCGGAATCTTAGGCTGTTTAGACTTTCACTGGAGCAGAAGGTTAGAATTCATCGCCGCTTCAGGTCAAGCCGTCGCGTACAAGGCTGATTACGGCGGAAGAACGCTCAGGGTTTCCAGAATTTGCCCTGAATCGCCTAAAACAGGTCCGGCTGGCGGCCGAAGCGGATGCCAAAATGATCGTAAGCCAGCTTGGTGGCCACGCGTCCGCGGGGCGTGCGGTCCAGAAAGCCGATCTGCATCAAAAACGGCTCGTAAATCTCTTCCAGCGCTTCCGGCTCTTCCGCCAGCGCGGCCGCCAGCGTCCCCAGGCCCACCGGGCCGCCGTTGTATTTCTGGATGATGGTCAGCAGCAGGCGGCGGTCGATTTCATCGAACCCGTGCTTGTCCACTTCCAGCATTTCCAGCGCCGCCTGGGCCGTGGCTTTGTCAATTCGGCCGTGGCCGCGGACCTGGGCAAAATCGCGGACGCGCCGCAGCAGCCGGTTGGCGATGCGCGGCGTCCCCCGAGCGCGCGACGCCAGCTCTTCCGCGCCGTCCTTGTCAATGGCCACGCCCAAAATCTCCGCCGAGCGTTCGATCACGAACTTGAGTTCTTCCGTGGAATAAAACTCCAGACGCAGCAGGATGCCGAAGCGCGAGCGCAGCGGCGCGGACAGCAACCCGGCGCGCGTGGTCGCCGCTACAAACGTGAACGGACTCACATCAATCGTATGGGTGCGCGCTGAAGGCCCCTGGCCGATGATGATGTCCAGTTTGTAGTCCTCCAGCGCCGAATACAGAATCTCCTCCAGCGCCGGCTGCAAGCGGTGGACCTCATCCACAAACAGCACTTGCTTGCTGGTCAGGTTGGTGAGGATGGCTGTGAGGTCGCCCTTGATCTGGATGGCCGGCCCAGCGGTCTGCTGGTAGGGCACGCCCATTTCATTGGCGATGATGGTGGCCAGCGTGGTCTTGCCCAGGCCGGGCGGCCCGTAGAGCAGCACGTGGTCCAGGGCCTCGCCGCGCGACTTGGCGGCTTCAATCGCTACCTGCAGGTTTTCTTTGACCTTGTTCTGGCCAATGAACTCGCGCAACCGCTTGGGCCGCAGCTTCAGCTCAAACGATTCATCGTCCTCCGCCTGGACCGCGGACACCAGCCGCTCCCGCTGCAACGCTTTTTCGTCAGACGCCGGCACTTTGGCGATGGTAAAGCGAAATGGAAAAAAAGGGAAGGAGGGAAAATCGGCAGCGGCCGTTCATCGCAAATTACTTCGTCTGGCTCAGCCCCTGGACAATTCGCTGGAACCCCGGGTCGCCGGACAGCGGCTGCAACTCGGGGTCCTGCGTCAAAGTCTCTGGGCGCTTGATGCCCCGCTTCACGGCCTCTTCCAGGGCCTTCAAGGCAGCTTTTTTGTTGCCGGCGCGAACCTGAGCTTCGGCCAGCAGCAGTACCGGCCAAGCCTGGTCCGGAGCCACCTCAGCCATCAGCTCGAAGTAAGTTTGCGCGGCCGCCAGACGGTTGTTGCGGAATTCGTCCTGCCCGGCCTCAATGCCCTGGATCCAGAGCTGGTTGAAGGCCCGCATGAAGACCGGGTGAGTTATTGACTTGGCCTGTCGCCGCAGGTCCGCAAACGCTGACGCAATATGTTGCGTCAATCGCATCTGTTCCTCGGCAGACGCCTGGCCAAGCTGGCTGATCTCGCCGCTGGTGACGGCGGTGAGGGACGCCTGTTTTTCAATTTCCTGCTGCTCGTCGCGGACAGCCTTTTTCAAGGCTTTCGAGTTCTTCAACGCGGCCAGCGCGCTTTCGTATTGCGTTACGTCCTCCAGGCCCTTGAAATCCACGGCCAAAGACCGCAGCGCATAGAACTGGAGCATGGTATCGCCGCGTTGTTCCGCTTGCGCCGCCTCGGCTCGCGTCTTGTCCAGCAGCCGATGGACGAACGCCGTGTCAGGCTTCTTTGTGCCGGCTTGCATGGCTTTCAATTCAAGCCATTCGACGGCGTCTTCCACCACATCGGGCGGGGCCCACTGATGCGGACCGGGATAGATCTTCACCTTGAACGCTGCTCCTTGTTCTTCTTTCTTTTTTCGCAGCGCAAGGACTTCAGGAAGATTGAAGTCAGCATCTCCGGCGGCCGCGTAGTAAACGAAGCGGTCATTCGCCGGCGGGCTGCTCTGTTTTGCGGGATAAGTTGCTCCCTGGGCGATGACTCCGGCCACCGCGCAGGTGTAGCAGTACAGTGCAAATGACGTTGCGAAGCGTGCGCCACCAGACAGGCCGGTGGTGTAGACCCGGTCCTTGTCAATCGCAAAACGGTGATGCGTGTCCTGCCAGACCGCCTGGGCAGCGGCCGCTTCCTGTGCGCTTGGGCCGTTCTTGGCGTTGTTGGAACCCACAACAATGTAGCCATACTTCTCCGCCGCGTCCTTATACAGCTCCACCGGGACCCTGCCGTGGGCAAAAGGATCAAACGCGTAGATGATCGGCCAACGGCGGTCAGCGAAATATTGCGAGGGCAGGTACAACGCGTAGCTCTGCGATGGATCGCCAGCGCACGGCACGCTGTTGACCACGGTGCCGCGGGCCTTGACTGGATCAAGGCTGGCAGTGGGCTGGGCTTGCGCTGCCACAACGCCGGCCATGCACACGACAAGCGCCAGCGTCGCGAAACGCCGACATTCCGTCAGCTTGCGGCTCTCTGAGTAGGGCACGGTGGGCGTAATTGTATCTTCCTGAACTGATTTAGACGTTGCACGTGAACGTTTGCCTCACTTCCACAGCTGGTTTTTCCGCAAGCGATGCCAAACTCGTCCGGCGCACGTCTAAGGGTGAAGGACCTGCCCAGGGAGTCTCGCTTTGATCAAACGATGGTTGGCCGCCGCGGCGCTCGCGGCGATTTCATTCAGCGGCCCAGCAAATTACGCGCGGGCCATGGACCGGGCCCGCTTCATTGAGCTCAATAAGCAAGGCCGCGAGCTGGCCAAGAAAAAGGATTGGAAAGGCCTTCGCGAAGTCCTCACGGAAATTGGCAAGGAACTGCCCGCGCCAACGCCCAACTACATGCTGCGCGTGGCCTCAGCGGAGGCGCATCTGGGCCACAACAAAGAAGCGCTACGCTGGCTGGAGCGCTACGCAGCCATGGGTCTGACCTACGACGTGGCCAGTGACGACGACCTCAAGCCGCTGCTCGCGGAGCCGGGCTGGCCGAAGCTTGCAGCGCAGATGAAAGACAAGTCGCGCCGCATCACGCTGGCGGAACAAGTCTGCACGCTGCCTATCGCCGACCTGATGCCTGAGGACATCACCTTTCAGCCGGCTTCCGACGCCAAAACTCCCGGCGACTTTTTTGTCTCCAGCATTCGGCGCCATTCGCTTTTACGCGTTACGCTTCCCCAGCACGACGCGAAAGAATGCGGCCTGAAAGAGCTGCCGCTTGAGGACCAGGCCAAACGCTGGCCGGTGCTGGCGGTCACGTCCGCTCCGCGAAACAACGCGCTGTGGATGACCGCAGCCGCCATGTACGGCTTCACCGGATTCCCGAAAGAGGACGAAGGCAAGAGCGTGCTCTTGGAAGTGGACGCAGCCAGCGGAAAAATACTGCGCCGGTTTGATCTGGATTCGGGCGGGCCGTCCGTGCTGGGTGATATGTCGGTTTCGCCAGACGGCGTGGTCTATGTAACTGACAGCCGCGGCGGCGGCGTTTACCGCCTGCAGGGCAAATCAGAAAACGCCAAACTTGAGGCCGTTGCGGGCGGGTTCTTTTCTCCGCAGACTCCCGTCCTGGCGCGCGATGGCCACCGGTTGCTGGTCCCCGACTATTCCGTGGGAATCGCGGTGATTGATTTAGCGGCCAACAGCAAAAACAAGATCACCTATCTGGAGCATCCGGAGAGCATTGCCGTGACCGGTCTGGACGGCCTGCTGCTTTCCGGCGATTCGCTCATCGGCATTCAGAACGGCACGGATCCTGAGCGCATTGTGCGTTTTCATCTTGATCGCCGGCAAACGCGCATTGTGTCCGCGGAAATCATTGAGCAGTCCACGGAGAGGCTGGGGGAACCCACGCATGCCACTGCGGCCGGCGGATGGATTTACGTGATCGCCAACGTGGGCTGGAACAAGGTGGATGACCACGGCCAGCTCAAAGAAGGTCAGAGTTTCAGCGCGCCCGTGCTGTTGCGCTTTCGCGACCACGGCCGGAGAAAGACGCCGGCAGCCGCGAAATAAGCCTCGGAGAGGACGAGCGGCAGATCAATTCTTGCTGGCGACTATCTTTTCCTCCAGCTGTTTGAGCTGGGCGGTAAGTTTGTCAGCGTCAGGCGCGCCCGGCACCAGGGCCAGGTACTCGCGCAACTGCTGCGCCGCGCCTTGATAATCCTGTTTGTGCGTCAGGATGTTGCACAGCAGCAAAGCCACGTCAGGATGCCGGTGTTCCACGTCCAGGGTCTTGTACCGGCGCGCACTTTCTTCAGCAGCGCCGTCCTTTCCCAGGTTGTAGTTGGCCACGGCGTTATAAAAATAGGTGGCCGGGTAAGCCGCGGCATTTAACTGGATCACCTGTCCGGTGAATTGCGCCGCCTCTGGCCAGTTTTTCTCCTGCATGGCGATAATCGCCAGCCCGAAATGGGGATTCACGTACTGGGCATCGGCGAAGATCGCTTTCATGTAGTCTTCGCGGGCCTGCTGCAGGTGGCCTTGCTCCTGGTGAACGTCTCCCAGGCTGGACCAGGCGGACGCATACTGGGGATAAATCTTTACGGCCTTATTCAGCTCCTTTTCTGCTTCATCAAATTTCTTTCTCTCAACCGCCCGCTCCCCTTTTTCAAAAGACTGTTTGGCATCTTTGGGAGCAGCCATGCTGGTCAGGCTGATGGTGGAGCCTTTCGCGCCTCCCATGCGCTTCAGAATAATCGTGCCGACTTCATAACGCGTGTCCTCGCGCGAAGGGAGCATGACCGTGGTGGACTGAAACCCGGCACGCGCGGCACGGAACTCGCAGCCGGCCAAATCCACCGGGCGACGGCTTC from Terriglobia bacterium includes:
- a CDS encoding tetratricopeptide repeat protein, which produces MIVFCGLSTAWTQGRPPGGGGGRTNTPRTPTTVDPSIQPIFISGKVLMEGGSSPGEPVAIERVCNGVARREGYTDFKGQFEIQLGVNPTFQDASENGIQSSPNSAPRVSSSTGSRRPVDLAGCEFRAARAGFQSTTVMLPSREDTRYEVGTIILKRMGGAKGSTISLTSMAAPKDAKQSFEKGERAVERKKFDEAEKELNKAVKIYPQYASAWSSLGDVHQEQGHLQQAREDYMKAIFADAQYVNPHFGLAIIAMQEKNWPEAAQFTGQVIQLNAAAYPATYFYNAVANYNLGKDGAAEESARRYKTLDVEHRHPDVALLLCNILTHKQDYQGAAQQLREYLALVPGAPDADKLTAQLKQLEEKIVASKN
- a CDS encoding tetratricopeptide repeat protein, encoding MPYSESRKLTECRRFATLALVVCMAGVVAAQAQPTASLDPVKARGTVVNSVPCAGDPSQSYALYLPSQYFADRRWPIIYAFDPFAHGRVPVELYKDAAEKYGYIVVGSNNAKNGPSAQEAAAAQAVWQDTHHRFAIDKDRVYTTGLSGGARFATSFALYCYTCAVAGVIAQGATYPAKQSSPPANDRFVYYAAAGDADFNLPEVLALRKKKEEQGAAFKVKIYPGPHQWAPPDVVEDAVEWLELKAMQAGTKKPDTAFVHRLLDKTRAEAAQAEQRGDTMLQFYALRSLAVDFKGLEDVTQYESALAALKNSKALKKAVRDEQQEIEKQASLTAVTSGEISQLGQASAEEQMRLTQHIASAFADLRRQAKSITHPVFMRAFNQLWIQGIEAGQDEFRNNRLAAAQTYFELMAEVAPDQAWPVLLLAEAQVRAGNKKAALKALEEAVKRGIKRPETLTQDPELQPLSGDPGFQRIVQGLSQTK
- a CDS encoding carbohydrate binding family 9 domain-containing protein; the protein is MLKFHDFACFARAMLLSMLAASVMAQQPSPTPTPSRPSLANEISSKDVPRLTDAPKVSDFEGMVPATELARKMLMVEGFLQRDPKDGSPVSQRTQAFLGYTDKNFYAVFLAHDSQPQLLRARMLRRELIDDDDQCGVFLDTFHDHRHAYAFYANPYGIQQDGLFSETDGPDNSFDTVWHTMTKITGQGYILEFEIPFKSLRFQPAPTHTFGIILARVLPRNNERAYYPENSSRSQGWLVHEGDYKPFEQISPGRNMQFMPYGSIGAFRDLDQRDPAGARFSGKHVAPKEGLDSKIVLKDSLVLDTTINPDFGQIESDDPQVTVNQRFEVFFPEKRPFFQENSSYFSTPLNLVFTRRVVDPLYGVRLTGKTGPWAIGTFLANDRAPGKNVIATDPLAGQNANLGVFRLNREIGQGNSIGVIYTDRELHTAPASSCTLTECSVGFNRVGGVDGRMKIGPNWQVQAQAVTSETKFNDGTRRAGPAYQVYAERSSRKIEFNTMYLDIAQGFNADLGFVNRTDLRRFSNFGSYTWHPDGKHFVSHGPRVYEQTLWDHNGTRLAYGMNPGYIWNFQRGSFFNVFANWEHERLRPQDFSTLATNRDYAHMVGGVETGTQYFKWISLDLEMDWGTATNFVPRNGPPILAYQNTAFTRAVVRPAKGLTVENTYLMVRLRDQNTNLNIFNNHIIRSKWNYQFTKEFSLRLIGQYVTTIANPGLTTLQSTKSFNGDVLFTYLLNPGTAIYAGYNSNLQNLDRSLASTPDGLLRTRNQFLNDGRQVFVKISYLFRY
- the ruvB gene encoding Holliday junction branch migration DNA helicase RuvB gives rise to the protein MQRERLVSAVQAEDDESFELKLRPKRLREFIGQNKVKENLQVAIEAAKSRGEALDHVLLYGPPGLGKTTLATIIANEMGVPYQQTAGPAIQIKGDLTAILTNLTSKQVLFVDEVHRLQPALEEILYSALEDYKLDIIIGQGPSARTHTIDVSPFTFVAATTRAGLLSAPLRSRFGILLRLEFYSTEELKFVIERSAEILGVAIDKDGAEELASRARGTPRIANRLLRRVRDFAQVRGHGRIDKATAQAALEMLEVDKHGFDEIDRRLLLTIIQKYNGGPVGLGTLAAALAEEPEALEEIYEPFLMQIGFLDRTPRGRVATKLAYDHFGIRFGRQPDLF